One uncultured Tolumonas sp. genomic window carries:
- a CDS encoding AMP-binding protein produces MSLWQQISQNQGVAIFEQEQTFSYAQLCLAAMQRAEGLGATRQLVLLLADNSYDTLTTYLACLVAKHPVILLSSSLSDDVVQQLIATYQPNWLFRPHHAPVQLTAKQHHFADELAVMLTTSGSTGNAKLVRLSEANLAANANSICQYLGMKPDDRALTALPFAYSYGLSVINSHLLCGASITMTNDGPLERGFWQLLKTQPITQLTGVPYSYQIYEQLRLRRQKWPHLRIMTQAGGRMPPERVLDYARWCADEQIAFYVMYGQTEATARMTYLPPELALQHPDSIGVPIPQGEMLILDEQGKPLTDGVGELCYQGPNVMLGYASQLSDLVLPANEPRLRTGDLGYRNAQGLLFVTGRLKRQIKLAGIRWQLDAFEQQCKQHGWDVVCCGEDQKLCVACVCVDHAEPLIAHLREVHQLHPSLFQVIVVDAIPRTHAGKIDYPALNAQFGVA; encoded by the coding sequence TTGAGCTTATGGCAGCAAATTTCCCAAAATCAGGGCGTGGCTATTTTTGAGCAAGAACAGACATTCAGCTATGCCCAGCTCTGCCTGGCAGCAATGCAGCGTGCAGAAGGCTTGGGGGCAACTCGCCAGCTGGTGTTATTACTGGCCGATAACTCTTACGACACGCTGACAACCTATCTGGCCTGTTTGGTCGCGAAGCATCCGGTCATCTTATTATCGTCATCGTTATCGGATGATGTGGTGCAGCAGTTGATCGCGACCTATCAACCGAACTGGCTTTTTCGCCCTCATCATGCCCCTGTTCAGCTCACTGCAAAACAGCATCACTTCGCGGATGAACTGGCGGTGATGCTAACGACATCTGGCTCTACGGGAAATGCCAAACTTGTTCGGCTGAGTGAAGCCAACCTTGCCGCTAATGCCAATTCTATCTGCCAATATTTAGGCATGAAACCAGATGATCGAGCGCTGACGGCGTTGCCTTTTGCTTACTCCTATGGTCTATCAGTCATTAACAGTCATTTGCTTTGTGGTGCATCAATTACCATGACGAATGATGGGCCGTTAGAGCGCGGGTTCTGGCAGTTATTGAAAACCCAGCCGATCACTCAGCTGACCGGTGTGCCTTACAGTTACCAAATTTATGAGCAGCTACGCCTGCGGCGGCAAAAATGGCCACATCTGCGGATCATGACACAAGCCGGTGGCCGTATGCCGCCTGAGCGCGTGCTTGATTATGCTCGTTGGTGCGCGGACGAACAGATTGCCTTTTATGTCATGTATGGGCAAACCGAAGCCACCGCACGTATGACTTATTTGCCACCGGAATTAGCGCTACAACACCCTGACAGCATCGGTGTTCCGATCCCACAAGGTGAGATGCTGATTCTCGATGAACAGGGTAAGCCTCTTACTGATGGTGTGGGGGAACTCTGTTATCAGGGGCCAAATGTGATGCTGGGCTATGCCAGCCAATTGAGCGATTTGGTCTTACCTGCAAACGAGCCTCGCTTGCGTACTGGCGATTTAGGCTATCGCAACGCACAAGGCTTGTTGTTTGTGACTGGGCGTTTGAAACGGCAAATTAAACTGGCTGGAATCCGCTGGCAACTCGATGCGTTTGAGCAGCAGTGCAAACAGCATGGCTGGGATGTGGTTTGTTGTGGTGAGGATCAGAAATTATGTGTGGCCTGTGTGTGCGTTGATCATGCTGAGCCACTGATTGCCCATTTACGCGAAGTACACCAACTGCATCCGAGCTTATTTCAGGTCATCGTTGTCGATGCTATTCCGCGAACGCATGCCGGTAAAATTGATTACCCTGCGCTGAATGCACAGTTTGGTGTTGCGTAA
- a CDS encoding acyl-protein synthetase: protein MSTLLDQLMQAPVYQLPQAEKEALLLPRLNELTHWHDQHCELFHHLMQATQAQLQATDYGDLPYVAVRLFKHRLLSSVPHDAIFKTLTSSGTTGAVSRIVLDRDSAALQSKVLVKIMQEYIGKQRLPMLLVEQPALIQNRSGFSARGAGALGLSFLGRDHHYALDEQMQPNWPVIEAFCEKHADQPVFLFGFTFMVWQCLLEPLKKRGIKLPLSKGVLFHSGGWKKLTHLAVSASDFNQRCADVLGIQQVHNFYGMVEQTGAIFVTCEHGHLHTPVMADVLIRDPKTLAVLPHKQKGLIQVLSALPQSYPGHSLLTEDLGTCLGEDDCPCGRKGRYFVVHGRLPKAEVRGCSDTFR, encoded by the coding sequence ATGTCTACACTATTAGATCAGCTGATGCAGGCGCCTGTTTACCAGTTACCGCAGGCAGAAAAAGAAGCATTATTACTGCCTCGGCTCAATGAGTTGACACACTGGCATGATCAACATTGTGAGCTGTTTCATCATTTAATGCAGGCAACCCAAGCACAGTTACAAGCCACAGATTATGGCGATTTGCCCTATGTTGCTGTGCGGTTATTTAAACATCGCCTGTTAAGCAGTGTGCCTCATGATGCCATCTTTAAAACTCTCACTTCATCTGGTACCACAGGCGCGGTTTCCCGTATTGTGCTCGATCGCGACAGTGCCGCGCTGCAAAGCAAAGTGTTAGTCAAAATCATGCAGGAATATATTGGTAAACAACGCTTACCGATGCTGCTGGTGGAACAACCTGCTCTCATTCAAAACCGCAGTGGTTTTTCTGCTCGTGGCGCTGGCGCATTGGGGCTGTCGTTTTTAGGGCGTGATCATCACTATGCATTAGATGAACAGATGCAACCGAATTGGCCGGTGATTGAGGCGTTTTGCGAGAAACATGCTGACCAGCCGGTGTTCCTGTTTGGTTTTACCTTTATGGTTTGGCAATGTTTATTAGAACCACTGAAAAAGCGTGGCATCAAATTACCACTCTCGAAAGGCGTGTTATTCCATAGCGGTGGCTGGAAGAAACTGACGCATTTAGCCGTCAGCGCCAGCGACTTTAATCAACGCTGTGCTGATGTGCTGGGCATTCAACAGGTACACAATTTTTATGGCATGGTGGAACAAACCGGGGCTATTTTTGTCACTTGTGAGCATGGTCATCTGCATACACCAGTGATGGCTGATGTGCTGATCCGAGATCCAAAAACGCTCGCGGTTTTACCACATAAACAGAAAGGGCTGATTCAGGTGCTTTCCGCGTTACCGCAAAGCTATCCCGGCCATAGTTTGTTGACGGAAGATCTCGGCACGTGTCTGGGGGAAGATGATTGCCCTTGTGGGCGCAAAGGCCGTTATTTTGTCGTACATGGGCGGTTGCCGAAAGCGGAGGTGCGAGGATGCAGCGACACATTTCGTTAA
- a CDS encoding acyl-CoA reductase: MQRHISLTTTEITPVKMPHWDDALLASVDVVCPRNATWSVFELEPLAVFSEPVTRFVTELSRRLLLLAHSQPDLAALGFFLRPAALKQALQQYKHADLMPLGLTFHLVPSNVPTVAFYSWLAALLQGNSAVVRLSSRRNTVQDAMLDLLNQMFSEVEWHAIAARVRFVRYQHSNAITEYFSALCFSRVIWGGDNTIREIRKIPLSAKAKELCFPDRKSVAVLDSHYLNALSERDFAQLIQRLGLDISQFNQQACASPVLLVWLGEPSTEIWLRFWLALSCQFPDEFADKLEQTVNLQLAACDGLISQSVQFGNLTVAAISHAADVNFCKFGAGFLVYQIVDELDGWLTQPASFQTCVYVGANKTHLVELVKKSLTMRIDRVCPAGQALAFDWIWDGHAMLSSFSRQFIR, translated from the coding sequence ATGCAGCGACACATTTCGTTAACCACCACCGAGATAACACCAGTCAAGATGCCACATTGGGATGACGCACTATTAGCCTCCGTTGACGTGGTTTGTCCGCGCAATGCCACTTGGTCTGTATTTGAATTAGAGCCTTTAGCGGTATTCAGTGAGCCAGTGACCCGTTTTGTCACTGAGTTGTCACGTCGTTTGTTACTGTTGGCGCACAGTCAGCCGGATTTAGCCGCGTTAGGTTTTTTTCTCCGACCTGCGGCATTGAAGCAAGCGCTGCAACAATATAAGCATGCTGATCTGATGCCGCTTGGGCTGACATTCCATTTAGTGCCATCAAACGTACCAACCGTTGCTTTTTACTCTTGGCTGGCAGCATTACTGCAGGGGAATAGCGCCGTCGTGCGTTTGTCTTCCCGACGTAACACAGTGCAAGATGCCATGCTGGATTTGCTAAACCAGATGTTTAGTGAGGTGGAATGGCACGCTATCGCGGCGCGTGTGCGGTTTGTGCGGTATCAGCACAGCAATGCCATCACGGAATATTTTTCTGCGCTTTGTTTTTCCCGGGTAATTTGGGGCGGTGATAACACCATTCGTGAAATCAGAAAAATTCCGCTGTCGGCGAAAGCAAAAGAGCTCTGTTTTCCTGATCGTAAATCAGTCGCGGTGTTGGATAGTCATTATCTGAACGCATTAAGCGAACGTGATTTTGCACAATTGATCCAGCGCTTAGGTTTGGATATTAGCCAGTTTAACCAGCAAGCCTGTGCTTCCCCTGTATTATTGGTTTGGTTGGGCGAGCCTTCGACAGAAATATGGCTACGCTTTTGGCTGGCACTTTCATGTCAATTTCCTGACGAATTTGCCGATAAGTTAGAACAAACGGTAAACCTGCAGTTAGCGGCTTGCGATGGTTTGATTTCTCAGTCGGTACAGTTTGGTAATCTAACCGTTGCTGCGATCAGTCATGCTGCAGATGTGAACTTCTGTAAATTTGGTGCCGGTTTTCTGGTTTATCAAATCGTTGACGAATTAGATGGTTGGCTAACACAGCCTGCATCATTCCAGACCTGTGTTTATGTAGGAGCCAATAAAACGCATTTGGTGGAGTTAGTAAAAAAAAGCTTAACCATGCGTATTGATCGAGTTTGTCCTGCGGGGCAGGCGCTGGCATTCGATTGGATTTGGGATGGTCACGCCATGTTGAGTTCATTTAGTCGTCAGTTCATTCGCTAA